The window GATTTCAGAGCATGAAATGTTACAGTGAAAAAATTAACTTCTAGGTGAAGAAAAAGCCAACTTCAGATTCAATTGGAAACTGAAAGCTCTGTCAATTTTTAGAAATCTGAGCAGATTTGGATCCACTGTTTGGTCATGGTCTGGTCTTTCTGTGCTTTTCCTGAGTTGAAATCTTATTTAGCAGGCGGAGAGttctttttgtctttgggaTCGTATCTCAGAGAGCAATGGCATGTAAAGTTAAAGCTTTCATGCTTTAACTTGGaaagattatttaaaataaCTAGAAACCATAGGATGTACAACTTTACATCTCTGCATCAACCCAACATACCGCATCTTCTCATCGCTCTTTTCACTGATCACATAACTACATACATCATAGACACTAGTTTAACTAGTGTGCTACCAGAAACAGTGCCAGTGCAGAGCCAATTCTGACTTGGTGAAAATCATGGCAGACCGAATCTGTAAGCTGCATTTGCCCTTCCCATAGTCACCAGTAGCAGTGGTTTCAACTTTGGACACAACAATTTTGTTAGGAACAAAGTTTTTAGCATCAGTAAGAGTCATTTCTTGTGGAATTGTCAACTATGGGAAAAGCAATAAATGTGTCCATTCCATAGACTGTATGTTAAAGTTGGACAAATCTTCATGAAAGTGCCTGAATTATTTCTAATGGCCAGGAGGGGGCGACTTctctggttgcaaaaagacttcCAGTTGTGTAAAAATCAATAAGAAAATCACAAGTTGTCAGCCAATGAGCACGTGGCATTtgtttttgtggggtttttttcatcAAAATGCTCAGTTGAAGGCTTCACCAACCTAGAAGTGATGTCTCATTGGGTGCATCCATCTTCTACACCAGGTGAAAGCACCTTCTGTTTTGATACGCCTTAACTGTGGAATATCCCACCTCGTTATATCATAATTATGATCTCTGTCAATGATTTTAAAGGAAAATTTCCCGCGTTTAATGTGAAATATTAATACATATATTATAGTTATAAGGGGAATCCAGAAAAGTGTCTAGAAGTGACATGACCACCAGGGATAATAGAAAGTCAATGAAATTAAGTTATGTCAAGATGAAATAACCTTTGGCGATGCGCAGTGGGCGGGTCTGAGTTAAACTTTTCTCAACTTCAAGCTGAGCGTTTTAAATGACTGCCGGTGAATCCAAAGATGCTGCTAATTCACAAATGAAAGGGTGGTAAATACCTCAGCGACGTACCTAAGCAGCTTGAAGCTGGAACGTCTACTCGTGACCAATCGTCTGCTACAAAATTTCTACATACTGCTTCCTCTGTCAACTCCCCTTAGGGCCAGATTTTCTAACGGTCTGCAGCAGCACAAAACCCTCATCAGGTTCATCAGTTCGGCTCCTTTTGACTCAATAGGTTGTGCTGCTCTTGGTTCATTTCTCATTACTGAAATAAACTGGCTGGATCTAGTTTTTAAATGAGCGACGTTAACAAGTGAGATGCAGAATTTCCTCTCCCATCTCTGCACTTTTGCAAATGCAGCATCACACAATCTTGCATCCTTCAGTAAATCTGGCCTTCAGTTTTTAGGTTGACAGTTGTGATGTATTGTTGCTATtaagtttacatttcttttctttaagtcCTATTAGGAATTCTtgtgttaaaaataaacagctatATGTTGTCTTAATTTGTCTGAAGTAAAACTTAAATGCTGCTTCTTAGAGTTGTTTTGGTGTTGCCATATGGAGCACTTTGAGCTGCAGGTTGGTAAAAAATATGCCATGCATTTAACGTTAAATACATTCATGGCGTCACATCAGTCAGAGTCGGTGATGTCGCTGCTGTCGTCGAGGTTACAGGCTATATAGTCTGTACTGTTGAGCTTTGACCTGAGGGCTCGCTTCCTGTTGGAAATAAGAACACAGTCATACTCACACTGTATGCATGTACAGATGTAtagaaataaagttttaaaaagccaGTACTAACCTGCGGTAAACAAAGTTTGAACGACCTCTAAAACAGACTTCTGCTTGCTCCTCCTCCTGTAGACGAACAGACAGGCTTTGAAGTCTCTTCCAAACACCATGAGTTAAATTAGCAGTGTGAATAAGGCACGTAGAAATTACCCATGATACAGTATTACTGGATTTGAAGCCAGGCTCGACGATTTCTCCTGAAGAGTCATTCTGCTGCCGCTGAGCCTCGTCGTTCTCCCCCGAAGTCCCGCTGCGAACCTCCTCACTGCTGCCTGTTCACACAAAACCACTGCACATGACATCACCTCACATTACCCCGTGTCATCTCATCACATGACATGACTGACCTTTAGCAGTGCTCTTTGGaggctcctcctcttcctcgctgCTCACACTCCTTTCACACTGAGGACAGAAGCCGGTGTTATTACCTCAATACTTCACCTTCATAAAatccctcctcctccagctcctccagctgCTCCTCACCTGATGAGAGTTGGAAGTGATTCTGCGGAGGCGTGTCCTCAGCTGTAGCTCCTCCCCCTGTGACCTCAGCAGCAGAAGCTCCAGCCTGTCTATTTGCTCAGTCAGCTTTCTGACCTGCTCCCTGTACTGGTCTTTCTCCTGCAGGAGTACCCGTGCCTCCTCATGCTTCTCTGACTGCGATGACAGCGCCTGAAGAACCGACCAGAGTTAACACCCACCAACATTCTGCCCCACCTCCCGTTCTTATCCCTTCTCAGGCTCCTCaccttttctctctccctgaTCACCTCTTCCAGCTGTCTCAgggtttgcttgttttgttgACGGTAGATCTTGGCATCTCCTTTCAGCTGAGCACAGCGCAGTTCCAGTTCCTCTTTCTCCTCCAAAGTCTGAAAACAAACGCATTCAGGCTTGCAAAACCAAGAATGagattcatacacacacacatacagcctCCAGCAGTTGCACTTGATAGCTGACACATGACACACTCGAGGGATTGACATCAAATAGAAGCATGCATGTGGATTTCCTGCTACTCTTTGCTCCAATAAAACATCCTTTTACTGTGGCATGAGCAATGCTGCTGCTCAGAAACACCATGGTGCACATTCACTACTAACTAAACTCAACCTAAAACCACATATCGCTGAAAATATGACAAAAGTAATGATTCATCACAAGGAACATCTCAGAGATTACACTTATCTTGAAACGTATCCTCCAgtttatccgggggaacaccaaggcattcccaggccagctgagagatataatctcgacagcgtgtcctgggtctgccctggggcctcctcccagtgggacatgctcGGAAAACCTCGcacaggaggcgcccagggggcatccttgtcaaatgcccgaaccacctcaactggctcattttgatgtggaggagcagcaagtCTACTCTGAGCCCATCCcgaatggccgaacttctcatcctctctaagggagaggccagccacccttcagaggaagcccatttccgcCACTTGTattcgcgatctcgttctttcggtcactacccacagctcatgaCCACACTCCACCCTCTAatccaaatatggtcacttaAGGGTCCCAAAAAACTAAATGGAATCAGCCAAAATGCTAATATTACATGTGATACATTCTACAATTTAAATTTCCCTGAATGCATTATATTTATTTGCTTAAAGGGAGCGGCTTTGCATTCTGTTAGCCATGTGCTATAGTCTTGTTTGAAACTACCGGTGCTCCTCACCCTGGCTCTCTGCTCCTCTGTTTTGTGGAGTTCTCTCCTCAGTCTGAACACAGTGGAGAGGAGGTTCATCATAGGAGCTTTGCTCTCCTgcttctcctgctgctgctgctgctgctttggtgcctcctccttcttctcctgCTTTTTCTCCTCCTGTTTCTCCTCTTTCAGCTCCTCCACTTTATCCGGGTGGAAAAAGGTCTCAGTGGGCAAAGCTAGACTCTTGCTCTGAAATACACAAGTTAACACGTTAATCTAAGTGGtgttttttaacctttaaacagtttttaagcTCTGCAAAAAGAACCGAAGTGTAGTCTGGGATAAGAGGTGTGCGAAATACTTTTCACTACTAATCAGTTCATGTGGGATAACACATGAAAGGTGTTTGAATTGTTTGTTAAAGTGTAGCTGTGAAAACTGCCTTTAAAACCAAGTCCAGTGCAACAAAATTGTAGTGAAAAGCAGATTCTAGGCAAAGCAGCAGAAACAGTCATGTGAAAGTTTTGGTCTTCACCAAACATTGCTCAGTGTGCTACGGCcgaacatctccactttggttgTTTCTATCCACAGGATGTGGTTGTGGTTTCTTCACATGCAACCTTGgaaacctaagctgtgctgccatgctTTCTCgtggcaacccttccaaacaagcattcatattcagtctttttttctcaTTGTATAGTCATGAATTTTGATATTTTCTTagcttttcacaggactgcaaagCCATGTGAAATCTTCCTCTTTCATGTGGCTGTAGTTATGTAATGTAACCTGCAGGTAtgagctcaaactaaaaacactcaacagtCGAAGCTGAATAATTCATACATAGCTGTAGTGAGGGTCAGATAAAAGGTAAAAGGGTGTGTGTTAGATATCCAGTACCACCTGGAGTGGTCTCAGTGTTCGTCGCCTCAGCAGTCGAGTCTGGTTTTCTGCTCGCATCACTGTGTGTTTCAGGCGCTCTACCTACACAcatagaggtcagaggtcaggctcTATCTCTGTACGGGTCAGCAGCATGTCAGATGGACACACGTTAGCTGACCTCTATCTGCAGATCTCTGTTGGCCAGCAGGGCGTTGCTCTTCTCCTGGTTCAGACTGTTGATGTCAGCCATCAGACTGTAGTTGTGATCTCTGAGCTGCTTGACCTCCTCACTCAGCCGCTCCCGTTCATCTCGCACCTTCTGCACGCGCTcagtcagctttttcagctcacggtctttcagctgctgctggcgaGACCACACCTCCTGAAGACAAGCGCAAGAGAGAACACAGCGATTGAACATTACGTTTTTTGTGTAATTTCCATCTCGCTCTGTTCCTCAGTAACCGTGTGGCTGAACCAACCTGATCCTTGGCAGCAGAGCAGGCCTGCTGGCGGCGCCTCCGCTCATCCTGCAGTGCCCTCTGCAGGCGGCTGAGCTCCGACATCAAGAACTGAGTGAGACCCGATTCTCCTGCAGTGTCTGAACACGCAATACACAGCTGATCAGAATCAATTTATAATCAGTACATGAAAATATCTGAACAGGCAAACAGTCAGGAAGACAGACCAATCAGGATGCTGAAGGTCTTGTTGGGTTCCTTCCCAGTGATCCGGCTATACAGTTGAGGATAATCCAGTTCCAGACTCTCCAGGAAAGCTGTGTAACCTTTGACTCCCGTTCGCTGCAAAATGTCCAGTAGGGCCCCTACAGATTAAAGGTTACAACAAAGGTCAGCGGATGCAAGACTCATTACGCT is drawn from Maylandia zebra isolate NMK-2024a linkage group LG12, Mzebra_GT3a, whole genome shotgun sequence and contains these coding sequences:
- the card9 gene encoding caspase recruitment domain-containing protein 9; protein product: MDGVSEDDLCWLQLDDFRMLLIKTIDPSRITPYLRQCQVISAEDEEQLFNDPALVIRRRKVGALLDILQRTGVKGYTAFLESLELDYPQLYSRITGKEPNKTFSILIDTAGESGLTQFLMSELSRLQRALQDERRRRQQACSAAKDQEVWSRQQQLKDRELKKLTERVQKVRDERERLSEEVKQLRDHNYSLMADINSLNQEKSNALLANRDLQIEVERLKHTVMRAENQTRLLRRRTLRPLQSKSLALPTETFFHPDKVEELKEEKQEEKKQEKKEEAPKQQQQQQEKQESKAPMMNLLSTVFRLRRELHKTEEQRARTLEEKEELELRCAQLKGDAKIYRQQNKQTLRQLEEVIREREKALSSQSEKHEEARVLLQEKDQYREQVRKLTEQIDRLELLLLRSQGEELQLRTRLRRITSNSHQCERSVSSEEEEEPPKSTAKGSSEEVRSGTSGENDEAQRQQNDSSGEIVEPGFKSSNTVSWEEEQAEVCFRGRSNFVYRRKRALRSKLNSTDYIACNLDDSSDITDSD